The Balneola sp. genomic interval AGCTCATCTTTCAGGGAAGTCTAAAAAAGTTCAACATGCAATATAAAACCCAAATACTTGCTTACTATCTATTTTTTTATAATTTGTGAGCATGTACAAGCAAGCTTGCCATATTATTTTATACTTGCTGATTGCCTTTATAGCAGGTGATTTTTCAAAACAGTCTGGAGAGAAGGCTTTACTGGAAAAAGGCTATCAGCTTGAAGCTGCGGGTGAATTTGAAGAAGCTCTGGAGCTTTGGGCCTCAGCTGTTGAAGAGTTAGAGCATCCAAGCCTTGCCATTGGCCGGGAATATATTCGTTTGACTACCGATCATAACCTTCGTGATTATTATGAGACTGCTTCTTCTATGTACACTTGGGGCCTAAGTGGAAGGGATGTTGAGCCCAACCAGGAAGCATTGGCTAAAGAAATCCAGTTGTTGGAGCCTTTACTTTCAAGCCTGGCGTTTGATAATGAGCAGGTGAATCGTTGGAAGGATATGTTAGAGAAAGGCGATTCAGATTTATACGATCAAATACGGGTCTTTTGGGAACAGCTTGACCCCACTCCGGGAACCCGCTATAACGAACGGCTGATAGAACATTGGGAACGCATAGCCTACGCCCGAGAGCATTTTGACCGTAAAGACGACCCGCCTTATGCTACTGACGACCGGGGGATTGTGTATGTGCAATATGGAGAACCGGATAAGAAAGATTCCGGGATTCTTAATATCACACGAGCAGATATTTTTACGAACTGCCCGTCGGGCTGTAATCCTGAAGCAATGGCTAATGTACTGCCTGCCATTGATCCCGCTCCCTACTACGAAGTCTGGGTGTACGAGAAGCCCAATCCTGCGATGCAATTTAACTTAGTGAAAATATTTGGCGATAAAGCTATTGGTGGGTTCAGTGAAGTTGAAAAAGTAGAAGATTTTATCCCAAATGAAGCATTTAGTCAAAATGATGGACGGTATGCCTTTAAGTCTTTAACCGGTAGAAAAACAACTCCGGGAGAGAAAGTTACTCCAGGCATGGTAATGCAATACAATTATTACTTAAAGTTATCCTCGTACGATTTTTTCTTCGCAAGTAGATTTGACCAATTAAACTTCGAATGGAATAGGGCAGATCCAGGTGACCCCAGGTTGGGAAAACATCAAGGGCCTATGCAGGAGGAACGATCTAGAACAATCACGATTAATAACCTGAAGGAAGCCCCGCCGGAACAATCTACCTATGCAAAGGCTTTTCCTTCCATCGAGCTTTCAGCCCACCACTACCGCATTCTAGATGAACAGAACCGGCCAGCTGCGTTTACCTTTTTGGAAAGTCAGCCCGGTGCGCCTTTCTTAGATGATCTAATTGCCAATCAGGATATTCTATTTCCCGGGGATTCAGTGCCGAATCAAACCGTACTCAACGAGTATAAACTCAACCATGGGGTGAAGGTAAATGGGGAAGACGGGGAACTGCTGAGTCAGTCCCGGGAGCAAGCGAATTTGGTACTAGATCTAGAAGGGAAAACCCCAAGCAGCAGTGTGTTTAAAGTTCCGTTTCTGGAAGAGAACCAAAAGCTAACCTTGTTTGCGGAGCTGCACAACGAAAACTCAGGGACCAAACCTGCCCTAGAGGATTCGCCGTTTCCGGCATCACTGCGCGGAATAGGAAAACTGGAATCAGAGCTTCCCAAACCGCTAAACTCTGACCCCGAAAAACTTCAAATGTCCGATTTAATTCTGGGCTATCAAATGAACACGGACGCCACAAATGTACTTTTTCCATTTGTAGTAGCCAATAACAAAAAGATTCCTCAGGGTGAAGAATTAGCCATTCATTTCCAGATTTACCACCTGGAAGAAGGTGACGAAGGATTGTCCAGTTTTACCATCGATTATGAAATTACTCAAGATCGCCGCATGCAGTGGCTATTGGGGAGAGACCGTGAAGTGAGTCTATCGTTCACCCAGCAAGTGAGAGGCTCCCGATACGTACAAAACCTTTCCATTCTTACAAGAGAATTGGAAACCGGTAGCTACACATTTTCTTTTAAAGTAACCGATGAAATCAGCGGAAAGAAAATCCAGAAGGAAATTGAATTGGAGATTGTAGCTTCGAATAAGCAGGATATCTCTTCACTTTAATTCTCGTCATTGCGAGGAGATTAGGAAAATAAATCAGGTTTGAAAAGTATAGCGACGAAGCAATCTCATTGAATAGGTATCCGAAGTAGTACGTAAAGATCGCCGCGTCGTAACAAATCAAGCTTTGAAAGAATTAGGGTGCTCCTCGCGATGACAGGCTTATACTACATTTTGTTAGGGTCTTTAAAACCACCGGGTATAATATCATTATAAAGGTCTTTCCACGTAGGGTTCATAGAATTAACTAAATCAATTTTCTTCTGCCTGGAACCCGATTTGATTTGTTTCTCTCTTTCAATTGCGTAAATAGGATCGCCAGGCCCTTCAAAATATATTAATTGATCTAGATTATATCGTTTGGTGAAACCTTTGACTTGCCTGTTTTTATGTTGCCAGACTCGGTTTACCAGATCACTAGTGACACCAGTATATAAAACGGTATGATTCTTATTCGTGAGAATGTAAACGTAGAGGTTTTTATCTCGTGCCATATTAAATTATAGTAAATCAGAAACGTCATTGCGAGGAGACTGGGAAAATAAATTAGGTTTGGTAAGTATAGCGACGAAGCAATCTCCTTGAATAAGTATTTGAAGTAGTGCATGAAGATCGCCGCGTCGTTATAGATCAAGCTCTGCAATAATTAGGGTGCTCCTCGCGATGACGTGTTTTATTTTATACCCCAATTTATTCGTCATTGCGAGGAGTGTGGGAAGTATAAATTAGGTTTGAAAAGTATAGCGACGAAGCAATCTCCCTGAATAGGTATCAGAGGTAGTGCGAAAAGATCGCCGCGTCGTTAAAAATCGAGCTCTGCAATAATTAGGGTGCTCCTCGCGATGACGGGCTTAAAAAACTAACAATCCGAGATAGACGACTTTCCATTCAGCTCATCTTTCAGCGACTTCCATTCGGGGAGAAATTTGGACATAAATCCGTAGAAG includes:
- a CDS encoding excinuclease ABC subunit C, with product MARDKNLYVYILTNKNHTVLYTGVTSDLVNRVWQHKNRQVKGFTKRYNLDQLIYFEGPGDPIYAIEREKQIKSGSRQKKIDLVNSMNPTWKDLYNDIIPGGFKDPNKM